The following coding sequences are from one Paenibacillus sp. JDR-2 window:
- a CDS encoding sensor histidine kinase codes for MKLWLKVFWCTFLLFEILFNASSYYLIKHNFNQNLVREVDRGLADQHILSDQIEANWSYINNLNQLLNTAKDDAGVFLQRNATKYLSSYDPGKVSVEIKDGAGQTVFTNYTDIIDGLRPELEVNDRADAKYIIRSVGHKSVLFVTGALYLSGQDFKLTYIQDLTGIYEDKNAQIRNFIKINIVITLILAAGLYGLIWFLTRSVRLLTKSAQTIASGQYTHRVHVLSKDEVGLLSEQFNRMAEAIEEKVNALETSARNKERFIHYLTHELKTPLTSIIGYADLLRATTYNEEVFYKSLNYIYGEGKRLESLAFKLMDLILVENRQPRMSAEEIGQVLEQTAEFMRPQLEKGEINLSVTAEPMILPMERDLIQILVTNLIDNSIKASKAGSGIALRGYRMEDSRYAIEVQDKGIGIPEQDVAKVLEPFFKGDPIRSHTNHGAGLGLAICSEIVRLHKGELNVYSRLNEGTVVRIILPGTYN; via the coding sequence ATGAAGCTCTGGCTGAAAGTTTTCTGGTGTACCTTCCTGCTGTTCGAGATACTGTTTAACGCCTCTTCTTATTACCTCATCAAGCATAATTTCAATCAAAATCTGGTGAGAGAAGTCGATAGGGGGCTGGCGGACCAGCATATTTTGTCTGATCAGATCGAGGCAAATTGGTCGTATATTAACAATTTGAATCAGCTTTTGAATACTGCCAAGGACGATGCGGGAGTTTTCTTGCAGCGTAACGCAACGAAATATTTGAGCTCCTACGATCCGGGCAAAGTATCCGTGGAGATTAAGGATGGCGCAGGGCAAACGGTGTTTACCAATTACACCGACATCATCGACGGACTGAGACCAGAGCTTGAAGTTAACGATCGGGCGGATGCCAAATATATTATTCGCAGCGTTGGCCACAAGAGCGTTTTGTTTGTCACGGGTGCACTCTATTTGAGCGGCCAAGACTTCAAGCTCACTTACATTCAGGATTTAACCGGCATTTACGAGGACAAGAACGCGCAAATCCGGAATTTTATCAAGATTAATATCGTCATTACCCTCATCCTGGCTGCCGGCTTGTACGGCTTAATTTGGTTTCTCACGCGATCCGTCCGCTTGCTTACCAAATCCGCGCAAACCATCGCTTCAGGCCAGTATACGCATCGTGTCCACGTCTTATCGAAGGATGAAGTTGGCCTGCTGTCGGAACAGTTCAATAGGATGGCAGAGGCGATTGAGGAGAAAGTAAACGCCTTAGAGACGTCCGCGAGAAACAAGGAGCGGTTTATCCATTATTTGACGCATGAGTTAAAGACGCCGCTTACTTCGATTATCGGCTATGCCGACTTGCTCAGGGCAACCACCTACAACGAAGAGGTGTTTTATAAGTCTCTCAATTATATATATGGCGAAGGAAAAAGGCTCGAAAGCTTGGCATTTAAGCTAATGGATCTCATTCTTGTAGAGAATCGCCAGCCTCGCATGTCCGCAGAGGAAATAGGCCAGGTTCTTGAGCAGACAGCCGAGTTCATGAGACCGCAGCTGGAGAAAGGAGAGATTAACCTGTCGGTGACTGCGGAACCCATGATTCTTCCCATGGAGAGGGATTTGATTCAAATCCTAGTCACCAACTTGATTGACAATTCCATTAAAGCTTCTAAGGCAGGAAGCGGCATCGCTCTCCGCGGGTACCGTATGGAAGATTCCCGATATGCCATTGAAGTGCAGGACAAGGGTATTGGAATACCCGAACAAGATGTCGCGAAAGTGCTTGAGCCTTTTTTCAAGGGGGATCCAATCCGATCGCATACGAATCACGGTGCCGGTTTAGGGCTTGCGATTTGCTCCGAAATCGTTCGTCTTCATAAGGGAGAACTCAACGTTTATAGCCGCCTTAACGAAGGAACCGTTGTCCGAATCATTCTTCCCGGAACATACAACTAA
- a CDS encoding penicillin-binding protein — protein MTLLFVVLIGRIYWVQVINRDFWYNIAKTRWAAEETIEAKRGTITDRDGNMLAMDTVAYDVSVNPEVIHSLNIADEVVEGLHKILGKPEAQLSKIVTAQKDNGDYYQQREIHEEGWRIDKSLADQIIEFRDQLEKEHNNKDVGIILANDQKRYYPSQEMASQLIGYVTKEGEAKAGLESYYNNKLSGEDGQIKYEKDGKRVQLAGNEAEYKPAIDGQDFTLTIDVEIQHYVEEALRGINTLYHPKSITAVAADPNTMEILAMANYPAFNPNTYWDTNYENAYNHAIKSLYEPGSTFKIVTLAAAVEEGIFDPNAKYMSGRINVPGAPVYDINNIGWGPITYLEGLKRSSNVAFVKLGWEQLGGKKLLDYINRFGFGQKTGIDMGGEAKGAISVNLSIPSDIARASFGQGKVQVTALQQVVAVAAVANGGTLLQPHIVKQVYDPNTKTTIKTEPKVVRSNVISKETSKKVGEYLEQVVSDHDLGTGHNAFIEGYRVAGKTGTAEKVINGKYSRNKFVVSFIGYAPVENPKIVLYIVVDEPDDPTAGGGKVAAPAFKDIVYKSLKHMGVSPQYKVTAGTAKNEVTVSIPELAKLKVTEAKSQLRSRGLNAEIVGSGKTIIQQIPASGALVHPGQKVYLITEQRDKLQIPDMTGLSLRDALRIASVLDIQVTVSGEGYVVSQKQITKNGERQLQLTLSPQLMETVEVQPNNTNT, from the coding sequence ATGACTCTCCTTTTTGTTGTCTTAATCGGCCGAATTTATTGGGTCCAGGTTATAAACAGAGACTTCTGGTATAACATTGCGAAAACCAGATGGGCAGCGGAAGAGACGATCGAAGCGAAGAGAGGAACCATTACCGACCGGGACGGCAACATGCTTGCCATGGACACTGTCGCCTACGACGTGTCTGTGAATCCCGAAGTGATCCATTCGCTTAACATTGCCGATGAAGTGGTCGAAGGTCTCCATAAGATTTTAGGTAAGCCTGAAGCCCAATTGTCCAAGATCGTAACGGCCCAGAAGGATAACGGCGATTACTATCAGCAACGCGAGATTCACGAAGAAGGCTGGAGAATAGACAAGTCGCTGGCGGATCAAATCATCGAATTCCGAGACCAGTTGGAAAAAGAGCATAACAATAAAGATGTCGGCATTATTCTGGCTAATGATCAAAAACGCTATTATCCAAGCCAAGAAATGGCTTCTCAATTAATCGGCTATGTAACTAAAGAAGGGGAAGCCAAGGCAGGTCTTGAGTCTTATTATAATAATAAGCTAAGCGGGGAAGATGGCCAGATTAAATACGAAAAAGACGGGAAACGCGTCCAGCTCGCGGGAAACGAGGCCGAGTACAAACCCGCAATAGATGGGCAAGATTTTACCTTAACCATTGATGTGGAGATTCAGCATTACGTAGAGGAAGCTCTCAGAGGAATAAATACCTTATATCATCCGAAAAGCATTACGGCCGTAGCCGCCGATCCGAATACGATGGAAATATTGGCGATGGCCAATTACCCTGCTTTTAACCCAAACACGTACTGGGATACAAATTATGAGAATGCGTATAATCATGCGATCAAATCGCTGTATGAACCCGGTTCTACTTTTAAGATCGTCACTCTGGCCGCAGCCGTAGAAGAAGGGATTTTCGATCCTAATGCTAAATATATGTCTGGCAGAATCAATGTACCCGGCGCACCGGTGTACGACATTAATAACATCGGCTGGGGTCCGATTACTTACTTGGAAGGCCTAAAGCGTTCCAGTAACGTTGCATTCGTGAAGCTGGGATGGGAACAGCTTGGCGGTAAGAAGCTTCTCGATTATATTAACCGGTTCGGCTTTGGACAGAAGACGGGCATTGATATGGGCGGCGAGGCTAAAGGTGCCATTAGCGTCAATCTCTCGATCCCTTCGGATATTGCGCGTGCGTCGTTTGGCCAAGGCAAAGTACAGGTCACAGCCCTACAGCAAGTCGTGGCCGTTGCCGCGGTAGCCAACGGAGGTACGTTGCTGCAGCCCCATATCGTCAAGCAAGTGTATGATCCCAACACCAAAACGACTATAAAGACGGAACCAAAGGTCGTTCGCTCCAATGTCATTTCGAAGGAAACCTCGAAGAAGGTAGGCGAGTACTTGGAGCAGGTTGTATCCGACCATGATCTTGGTACCGGTCATAACGCTTTTATCGAAGGTTACAGGGTGGCGGGCAAGACGGGTACGGCGGAGAAAGTTATTAACGGCAAATACTCCCGGAATAAATTCGTCGTCTCATTTATCGGATACGCACCGGTTGAGAATCCCAAAATCGTATTGTACATCGTGGTCGACGAGCCGGATGATCCAACGGCAGGCGGAGGCAAAGTCGCTGCGCCGGCCTTCAAAGATATCGTGTATAAAAGCCTCAAGCATATGGGCGTATCCCCGCAGTACAAGGTAACTGCGGGAACAGCGAAGAACGAAGTGACCGTTTCTATTCCGGAGCTCGCGAAGCTTAAAGTAACGGAAGCAAAATCCCAGTTAAGATCGCGTGGTCTTAATGCGGAGATCGTCGGAAGCGGTAAGACGATTATTCAGCAGATTCCCGCTTCAGGTGCGTTGGTCCATCCTGGGCAGAAGGTCTATCTCATCACCGAGCAACGGGACAAGCTCCAAATTCCGGATATGACTGGCCTTTCATTGCGAGATGCGCTTCGAATTGCTTCGGTGCTGGATATTCAAGTGACGGTTAGCGGCGAGGGTTATGTCGTCTCTCAAAAGCAAATCACAAAGAACGGCGAACGTCAGCTGCAGCTGACCTTATCCCCGCAGCTGATGGAAACGGTCGAAGTTCAGCCGAATAATACGAATACGTAA
- a CDS encoding YetF domain-containing protein — protein sequence MDYAMISVKLVTGFFGLWFMTKLLGKKEISQLTPFDFVSSLMLSELVGNTVYDRDAHFSMLLYALALWMVLSLALEKAVQLIPSLSIPLNGRPDIIIRGGEIDVKAMKRNRLDMHQVGMLLREQGIFSVREVAFAVFEPNGSLSVMKKPGQEPPTRAELQMPERAAGLPRILIEQGKLQRGELKEIGRSEEWLQAQLEEQGINRIQAVYYAEWSEEEGLYIQLKDTAG from the coding sequence ATGGATTACGCCATGATCTCGGTGAAGCTCGTCACGGGTTTCTTTGGTCTGTGGTTTATGACCAAGCTGCTCGGCAAGAAGGAAATATCCCAGCTTACGCCGTTCGACTTCGTCTCGTCGCTTATGTTAAGCGAGCTTGTGGGAAATACGGTCTATGACCGCGATGCGCATTTTTCAATGCTCCTATATGCCCTTGCCTTATGGATGGTACTATCGCTAGCCTTGGAAAAGGCCGTTCAGCTAATACCCTCGCTTTCGATACCGTTAAACGGCAGACCGGATATCATCATACGCGGCGGCGAAATTGACGTAAAGGCGATGAAAAGGAACCGGCTGGATATGCATCAGGTCGGCATGCTGCTGAGGGAGCAGGGGATCTTCTCCGTTCGCGAAGTAGCGTTTGCGGTATTTGAACCCAACGGAAGCCTTAGCGTGATGAAGAAGCCGGGCCAAGAGCCTCCGACTCGAGCAGAGCTTCAGATGCCAGAGCGAGCGGCTGGACTTCCACGCATTCTAATCGAGCAGGGGAAGCTGCAGCGCGGCGAGCTTAAGGAAATTGGCCGAAGCGAGGAATGGCTCCAAGCTCAACTGGAGGAACAAGGCATTAATCGCATCCAGGCCGTCTATTACGCTGAATGGTCGGAGGAGGAAGGGTTGTATATCCAACTGAAGGATACGGCAGGGTAA
- a CDS encoding SDR family NAD(P)-dependent oxidoreductase has product MKIDLAGKVALITGATGELGRVIARSLAECGADIALHYHSNEAKAAELKSTIEALGRRAVAVKADVTKQDSIAALKQSVESSLGHVDIVVANAVVQYKWTSVLEQPAEDYASQFESCVMQSVYLAKAFIPSMIEKKSGRFIGINTECSMQNFPTQSAYVAGKRGMDGVYRVLAKEVGEHQITVNQVAPGWTISERERANGLDESADYVKNVPLKRRGTDQEIANAVAFLASDLASFITGAYIPVSGGNVMPTI; this is encoded by the coding sequence ATGAAGATTGATCTAGCTGGAAAAGTAGCCTTGATAACTGGGGCGACAGGCGAGCTTGGCCGCGTCATCGCACGTTCACTCGCAGAGTGCGGGGCGGATATCGCCTTGCATTACCATAGCAACGAAGCCAAGGCAGCTGAACTAAAAAGCACGATTGAAGCGCTCGGAAGGCGTGCGGTTGCTGTTAAGGCAGACGTGACGAAGCAGGATTCCATTGCCGCGCTCAAGCAATCCGTCGAATCGAGCCTAGGTCATGTTGATATCGTTGTAGCGAATGCGGTCGTGCAGTACAAATGGACTTCCGTACTGGAGCAGCCGGCCGAGGACTATGCGAGCCAATTCGAGTCCTGCGTCATGCAAAGCGTGTATCTGGCTAAAGCCTTTATTCCTTCCATGATCGAGAAGAAGTCCGGGCGCTTCATCGGCATCAACACGGAATGTTCGATGCAGAACTTCCCGACGCAATCGGCTTATGTAGCAGGAAAAAGGGGCATGGATGGCGTATACCGGGTGCTCGCGAAGGAAGTCGGCGAACATCAAATTACGGTCAATCAAGTCGCTCCAGGCTGGACAATCAGCGAGCGCGAGCGCGCGAATGGCTTGGATGAAAGCGCCGATTACGTCAAGAACGTTCCGCTCAAGAGACGCGGCACCGACCAGGAGATTGCGAATGCGGTCGCATTCCTTGCCTCGGATTTGGCCAGCTTCATTACGGGGGCTTATATCCCGGTTAGCGGCGGCAATGTCATGCCAACGATTTAA